One region of Brachybacterium saurashtrense genomic DNA includes:
- a CDS encoding carbohydrate ABC transporter permease produces the protein MSLTTAAPAPAPTAATRDARRPRRPRTLSAFRSGPFTYGLLLILSTIFMVPLVFVISIALSSDASVSSGQLFVLPREWEFANFARIFQTSLPVGSFLVNSVIISVTSAVGQVLSSSIVGYAFARLRAPGKKVLFFVVIATMMIPAQITMIPQFWIFSELGWVDTFLPLIVPQFFSNAFNIFLVRQFVTRIPFEMDEAAQIDGLGHFGIYSRLILPLMMPILIAIAIFTLTAMWGDFMGPLIYINSEDKMPLALGVQYLTSTSQELQTPPWNLIMVGSIFLSLPMIIIYYFGQKYMYEMNLSAGSAGAK, from the coding sequence ATGAGCCTCACCACTGCCGCACCGGCACCCGCCCCCACCGCCGCGACGCGCGACGCGCGACGTCCTCGGCGCCCGCGCACTCTCAGCGCGTTCCGCAGCGGCCCGTTCACCTACGGCCTGCTGCTGATCCTCTCGACCATCTTCATGGTCCCGCTCGTGTTCGTCATCTCGATCGCGCTCTCCTCGGACGCCTCGGTCTCGAGCGGCCAGCTGTTCGTGCTCCCGCGGGAGTGGGAGTTCGCGAACTTCGCGCGGATCTTCCAGACCAGCCTGCCCGTGGGCTCCTTCCTGGTGAACTCCGTGATCATCTCGGTGACCTCCGCGGTGGGGCAGGTCCTGTCCAGCTCGATCGTGGGATACGCCTTCGCGAGGCTCCGCGCTCCCGGGAAGAAGGTCCTGTTCTTCGTGGTCATCGCGACGATGATGATCCCCGCGCAGATCACGATGATCCCGCAGTTCTGGATCTTCAGCGAGCTGGGGTGGGTGGACACGTTCCTCCCGCTGATCGTCCCGCAGTTCTTCTCCAACGCGTTCAACATCTTCCTGGTGCGGCAGTTCGTCACCCGCATCCCGTTCGAGATGGACGAGGCGGCGCAGATCGACGGCCTGGGGCACTTCGGGATCTACTCCCGGCTGATCCTGCCGCTGATGATGCCGATCCTCATCGCGATCGCGATCTTCACCCTCACGGCGATGTGGGGTGACTTCATGGGGCCGCTGATCTACATCAACTCGGAGGACAAGATGCCGCTCGCGCTCGGTGTGCAGTACCTGACCTCCACCAGCCAGGAGCTGCAGACCCCTCCATGGAATCTCATCATGGTCGGCTCGATCTTCCTGTCCCTGCCGATGATCATCATCTACTACTTCGGCCAGAAGTACATGTACGAGATGAACCTGTCGGCCGGCAGCGCGGGGGCGAAGTGA
- a CDS encoding glycoside hydrolase has translation MPVPFTPAQNVPGERPHPARGISRRAVLSSAMAAGAVAGGTAVGASSASAAPAEKPDVGAPHHRLRLDPATLHQRLDGFGASGAWWSQKLGEWTPSARNAVAQLLFSRTQGIGLSQYRYNIGGGIDHTITDPWRTAESFALGDGDYDWDRDSGARWFLQAAKRRGVEDFIAFVNSPPRHLTVNGRTYGDTGTSNLAPENHDAFIDYLIDVVRHFRDEERIDFRMISPINEPQWSWDGPGQEGCHYEPEQVRELTAATIAAFADSGLDTVVSAPEAGEYTSLYSGESYASLLLDDPMIREDIGEFATHSYWSTDEQRALAGEAMKAWPDVPFGMTEWCEMVNGRDSSMDSALTLARTVHADLTLAGVSTWQYWIAVSRYDYHDGLLYTDYIEPGDAETVEETRRLWALGNYSRFLRPGARRIDAVLETEEHQEGQTARIPFVVPDIATGTEPGDQIFRIEDAAGDDAGPGNYTYPSNPVFVPGSCDLLSVEATDAGDDVDFVIRLGADLQDPWNGSPVGYDLQNIDIYLDTRAEGGFTELLPGRRALVADGFAWDRAILASGRTDAIESDVAQKVSATMQEALFVAGTSAQTVAGDTVTVRVPKSFLGDMVPGWALQVVVTGSEGNMESDSLRVREVHREGGEWNFGGGSDGHEDPNILDLLVPEGMTQAEALAWEPATRVEVHACAFLDEETKSLVVVAINESEEPRDVELAVPLEAKSLQLTPFRTTESDSLARGETVRLERGGDGMASGPARLAPRSVTTFTGRWG, from the coding sequence ATGCCCGTGCCCTTCACCCCCGCCCAGAACGTTCCCGGTGAGCGTCCGCACCCTGCGCGAGGCATCTCCCGCCGCGCCGTCCTGAGCTCCGCCATGGCGGCGGGAGCGGTCGCCGGCGGCACCGCGGTCGGCGCCTCGAGCGCGAGCGCCGCGCCGGCCGAGAAACCAGACGTCGGTGCACCGCACCACCGGCTGCGTCTCGACCCGGCGACGCTCCACCAGCGGCTGGACGGCTTCGGAGCCTCCGGCGCATGGTGGTCCCAGAAGCTCGGCGAGTGGACCCCTTCCGCTCGCAATGCCGTCGCGCAGCTCCTGTTCTCCCGCACGCAGGGCATCGGGCTGTCCCAGTACCGCTACAACATCGGCGGCGGCATCGACCACACCATCACCGATCCCTGGCGCACCGCCGAGAGCTTCGCCCTCGGCGACGGCGACTACGACTGGGACCGCGACAGCGGAGCGCGATGGTTCCTGCAGGCCGCGAAGCGGCGAGGAGTCGAGGACTTCATCGCCTTCGTGAACTCCCCGCCCCGCCACCTCACCGTCAACGGCCGCACCTACGGCGACACGGGGACTTCCAACCTCGCGCCGGAGAACCATGACGCCTTCATCGACTACCTGATCGATGTGGTTCGGCACTTCCGGGACGAAGAGCGGATCGACTTCCGGATGATCAGCCCGATCAACGAGCCGCAGTGGTCCTGGGACGGCCCCGGACAGGAGGGCTGCCACTACGAGCCCGAGCAGGTGCGCGAGCTGACCGCTGCCACCATCGCCGCCTTCGCGGACAGCGGGCTGGACACGGTCGTCTCCGCCCCGGAAGCCGGCGAATACACGTCGCTGTACTCCGGCGAGTCCTACGCTTCGCTCCTGCTGGACGACCCCATGATCCGTGAGGACATCGGCGAGTTCGCGACCCACTCCTACTGGTCCACGGATGAGCAGCGAGCACTCGCCGGTGAGGCGATGAAGGCCTGGCCCGATGTCCCGTTCGGAATGACCGAATGGTGCGAGATGGTCAACGGCCGTGACTCGAGCATGGACTCCGCGCTGACCCTCGCGAGGACGGTCCACGCCGACCTCACTCTCGCAGGAGTGTCGACCTGGCAGTACTGGATCGCCGTGAGCCGCTACGACTACCACGACGGCCTCCTGTACACCGACTACATCGAGCCCGGGGACGCCGAGACCGTCGAGGAGACGCGACGCCTGTGGGCGCTCGGAAACTACAGCCGCTTCCTGCGGCCCGGCGCTCGACGCATCGACGCCGTGCTCGAGACGGAGGAGCACCAGGAGGGCCAGACGGCGCGGATCCCGTTCGTGGTCCCGGACATCGCCACCGGGACCGAACCCGGGGACCAGATCTTCCGGATCGAGGATGCCGCCGGCGACGATGCGGGCCCGGGGAACTACACCTATCCGTCGAACCCGGTCTTCGTGCCCGGAAGCTGCGACCTGCTCTCGGTCGAGGCGACCGACGCGGGCGACGACGTCGACTTCGTCATTCGGCTCGGCGCGGACCTGCAGGATCCCTGGAACGGCTCACCCGTCGGCTACGACCTGCAGAACATCGACATCTACCTCGACACCCGTGCCGAGGGCGGCTTCACCGAGCTGCTGCCCGGCAGGCGAGCACTGGTCGCCGACGGCTTCGCCTGGGACCGCGCGATCCTCGCCTCCGGACGGACCGACGCGATCGAGTCCGACGTCGCGCAGAAGGTCTCCGCGACGATGCAGGAGGCGCTGTTCGTCGCGGGGACCTCCGCGCAGACGGTCGCCGGTGACACCGTCACCGTCCGAGTCCCCAAGAGCTTCCTCGGGGACATGGTGCCGGGATGGGCTCTCCAGGTCGTGGTGACCGGCTCCGAGGGGAACATGGAATCCGACTCGCTGCGGGTGCGGGAAGTCCATCGCGAGGGCGGCGAGTGGAACTTCGGCGGCGGCTCCGATGGTCACGAGGATCCGAACATCCTCGACCTGCTGGTCCCCGAGGGGATGACGCAGGCCGAGGCACTGGCATGGGAGCCGGCCACCCGGGTCGAGGTCCACGCCTGTGCATTCCTCGACGAGGAGACGAAGAGCCTGGTCGTCGTGGCGATCAACGAGTCCGAGGAGCCTCGAGACGTCGAGCTCGCCGTGCCGCTCGAGGCCAAGAGCCTTCAGCTCACACCGTTCCGGACGACTGAGTCCGACTCCCTCGCGCGAGGGGAGACGGTGCGCCTGGAGAGGGGCGGCGACGGCATGGCCTCCGGCCCGGCCCGCCTCGCTCCTCGATCGGTCACCACGTTCACCGGACGGTGGGGCTGA
- a CDS encoding ROK family protein, with the protein MAAKSSKDIRNESRFMVLRTVFAQHTVTRAQISAETALSPATVTTLVGELVEEGVLREAGQVSSQGGRPTTLFQANPGRGALLAVDVAETYVRVDLFDVSLARLDQERMELAPGAQTIETVAEHIRGCVETLLHRHPELEGDVLGAGISLPGQVDPVRGVDVFAPNWDWHEVPLCAALEEAVPVPVRVDNPLMALATGELWFGAGRRFRQFVSVNLGTGVGAGIIVDGQLLRGRGNSAGEWGHTTLIWNGRTCSCGRSGCVEAYVGVEGIRATLAEIAPEHELLEVPHHRDFIERLMRAEVAGDAAAQRALLRTGDYLAAGIGNLVNLLNPEHVSVLGWITRYAGAELHDRVRERIAQECLPGPSSTLSIEFTEADGEGVSLGMAVLALEAFLERVGLPSPSSALTPAPPASGGGSAPGWAVPHGGLAARRR; encoded by the coding sequence GTGGCGGCGAAGTCGTCGAAGGACATCCGCAACGAGAGCCGCTTCATGGTGCTCCGCACCGTCTTCGCCCAGCACACCGTGACCCGTGCCCAGATCAGCGCGGAGACCGCCCTGAGTCCCGCCACGGTGACCACCCTGGTGGGCGAGCTGGTGGAGGAGGGCGTGCTGCGAGAGGCCGGTCAGGTCTCCTCGCAGGGCGGCCGCCCCACCACGCTGTTCCAGGCGAACCCCGGCCGCGGTGCGCTTCTCGCCGTGGACGTCGCCGAGACGTACGTGCGGGTTGACCTCTTCGATGTCTCCCTCGCACGCCTCGACCAGGAGCGGATGGAGCTCGCCCCCGGCGCGCAGACCATCGAGACGGTCGCCGAGCACATCCGGGGCTGCGTGGAGACGCTGCTTCATCGGCACCCGGAGCTCGAGGGCGATGTCCTCGGGGCTGGGATCTCCCTGCCCGGTCAGGTGGACCCGGTGCGCGGAGTCGACGTGTTCGCGCCGAACTGGGACTGGCACGAGGTGCCGCTGTGCGCGGCGCTCGAAGAGGCGGTGCCCGTGCCGGTCCGGGTCGACAACCCCTTGATGGCCCTGGCCACCGGGGAGCTCTGGTTCGGCGCAGGGCGTCGCTTCCGGCAGTTCGTCTCGGTCAACCTCGGCACGGGCGTGGGCGCCGGGATCATCGTGGACGGTCAGCTGCTGCGCGGGCGGGGCAACTCCGCCGGGGAGTGGGGGCACACCACGCTGATCTGGAACGGACGCACCTGCAGCTGCGGGCGCAGCGGATGCGTCGAGGCGTACGTGGGCGTCGAGGGCATCCGCGCCACCCTCGCCGAGATCGCGCCGGAGCACGAACTGCTCGAGGTGCCCCATCACCGGGACTTCATCGAGCGGCTGATGCGGGCGGAGGTCGCCGGGGACGCCGCCGCTCAGCGCGCCCTGCTGCGCACCGGTGACTACCTGGCCGCCGGGATCGGGAACCTGGTGAACCTGCTCAACCCCGAGCACGTCTCCGTGCTCGGCTGGATCACCCGCTACGCCGGCGCCGAGCTGCACGACAGGGTGCGGGAGCGCATCGCCCAGGAGTGCCTCCCGGGCCCGTCGAGCACTCTCAGCATCGAGTTCACCGAGGCGGACGGCGAAGGTGTCAGCCTCGGCATGGCGGTGCTCGCCCTCGAGGCGTTCCTCGAGCGTGTGGGCCTGCCCAGCCCGTCGAGCGCGCTCACCCCGGCACCTCCCGCCTCGGGCGGAGGGTCGGCGCCAGGCTGGGCCGTGCCGCACGGCGGGCTCGCGGCACGACGCCGCTGA
- a CDS encoding carbohydrate ABC transporter permease, producing MTSTDTGLRADADAAPQRSGRPRAQTAPHRRKEALTFYLFISPWIIGFVGFLLGPMLFSIYLSFTRWDSFTAPVWVGLDNYITLLTDDPIFLRVMGNTAYYSLISVPLGMVVSLFIANLLNKKVRFRKVFRTLVYLPHLIPIVAVALIFQMVFAPEAGPLNQALAMVGIEGPNWLMDENWVKPALILMSLWQAGGGTILLLAGMNGIPKEMYEAAEIDGAGGMRQFWSVTFPQLTPVIFFNLIMGIIGSFQVFAQVFILTGGGPDNASQMAVPMLFDEAFRFYHMGYGSAIAWILFVVIMAFTALAFATSGRWVFYESEVRS from the coding sequence ATGACCTCTACGGACACCGGCCTCCGGGCCGATGCGGACGCCGCGCCGCAGCGGTCCGGGCGCCCCCGTGCGCAGACGGCACCGCATCGCCGCAAGGAAGCGCTCACCTTCTACCTGTTCATCTCGCCCTGGATCATCGGCTTCGTGGGGTTCCTGCTGGGCCCGATGCTGTTCTCGATCTACCTCTCCTTCACCCGGTGGGACTCCTTCACCGCGCCGGTATGGGTGGGGCTCGACAACTACATCACCCTGCTCACCGATGACCCGATCTTCCTGCGCGTCATGGGGAACACCGCGTACTACTCGCTGATCTCCGTGCCCCTCGGCATGGTGGTCTCACTGTTCATCGCGAACCTCCTCAACAAGAAGGTCCGGTTCCGCAAGGTGTTCCGCACCCTCGTGTACCTGCCCCACCTCATCCCGATCGTGGCCGTCGCGCTGATCTTCCAGATGGTCTTCGCCCCCGAGGCCGGGCCGCTGAACCAGGCGCTCGCGATGGTCGGCATCGAGGGCCCGAACTGGCTGATGGACGAGAACTGGGTCAAGCCGGCGCTCATCCTGATGTCGCTGTGGCAGGCGGGAGGCGGCACGATCCTGCTGCTCGCCGGCATGAACGGCATCCCCAAGGAGATGTACGAGGCCGCGGAGATCGACGGGGCCGGCGGGATGCGCCAGTTCTGGTCGGTCACCTTCCCGCAGCTCACCCCGGTCATCTTCTTCAACCTGATCATGGGCATCATCGGCTCGTTCCAGGTGTTCGCACAGGTCTTCATCCTCACCGGCGGGGGGCCGGACAACGCCAGCCAGATGGCGGTGCCGATGCTCTTCGATGAAGCGTTCCGCTTCTACCACATGGGGTACGGCTCGGCGATCGCGTGGATCCTCTTCGTCGTGATCATGGCCTTCACCGCCCTCGCCTTCGCGACCTCCGGCCGCTGGGTGTTCTACGAATCGGAGGTGCGCTCATGA
- a CDS encoding beta-galactosidase, which produces MANSLDLSPGRLALDGTPSVLLCSSVFPFRIPRTQWDHRLRLVQESGYRMVDLYVHWGFHEEEPGRIDFDSPERDLRHFLDLARRRDLLVMARPGPYICSETDGGGLPWWLHGEAAGAPAALRTSDPDYLAAVDRWYGAVMPILAAAQTDRGGAVALVQLENELDFYDCPDPDAYMAHLAERARELGIVVPLIGCAGQGDLAGATGGADGLIPTVNLYPDDSSPTFDAEARHYHGALEASGLPLMVTETNRLHRTLRREILAGARLVAPYLQTSGFDHLVLPSAGNWGDPGNLMTHDYDFGGYLSPDGRRRPEYDEAIALAATLSAWGERLATAAPEPLDAAALEGVESGGALALAGGGHLVGPAELDGLQRPVRLRSAALAGADGSTDGVAAVLEPGGCPFWSLDVPLAPWGVEGTLAVATAELVAVEPAVPDREEGLLLTFEGRESSRIEVVLPVDGGATERLRLDGPGTARSIAPGTPVTIVLRPRPAGRADPEPVLRRADMELLPLGGVLDEAAAAPQETGGTTSLGAEARGLPDGRLTAEFELSAEASEVLLLGAADLVRVGVDGVDQGVQVTHGAPLSFPLTPGRAHRLRATAEIWGRANFDDARRPALALGAGRGVGRVLEVLSAQDATDLWEVRRLPDRRALGELDQPPLRGLGGWSSTNPGVQTTYVRTLSRGTDGEVAVLRLVGLTHPVHVALDGGEEQRVMPEAPVLVLAPDGTHGGDIEVRVRAPHVPGGLLERVEVLSARRPRRTALRTLTEAGLAALLTRRAVEAGGDGWRPLRHIGSSTSAASSAGLHIAADAPVLLRMREGSEESTGAAGGMLLEVDGDDVQVTVIAGGRRVSRHVLGRPVTAGGSPHRSWIPAGWRAPEEPEVLLLVEALEARGGIFDGVRIAPTPR; this is translated from the coding sequence ATGGCGAACTCCCTCGACCTCTCGCCCGGCCGGCTCGCCCTCGACGGCACCCCCTCCGTGCTGCTGTGCTCCTCCGTCTTCCCGTTCCGGATCCCGCGGACCCAGTGGGACCACCGCCTGCGGCTGGTGCAGGAGTCGGGCTACCGGATGGTGGACCTCTACGTGCACTGGGGCTTCCACGAGGAGGAGCCGGGGCGGATCGACTTCGACTCCCCGGAGCGCGACCTGCGCCACTTCCTGGACCTCGCCCGCCGGCGGGATCTGCTCGTGATGGCGCGGCCGGGACCGTACATCTGCTCCGAGACCGACGGCGGCGGACTGCCCTGGTGGCTGCATGGGGAGGCAGCGGGCGCTCCCGCCGCGCTGCGCACCTCCGACCCGGACTATCTCGCGGCCGTGGACCGCTGGTACGGCGCGGTGATGCCGATCCTGGCCGCGGCGCAGACCGATCGGGGCGGCGCGGTCGCCCTGGTGCAGCTCGAGAACGAGCTGGACTTCTACGACTGCCCGGACCCGGACGCATACATGGCGCATCTCGCCGAGCGTGCCCGAGAGCTCGGGATCGTGGTGCCGCTCATCGGCTGCGCAGGGCAGGGAGACCTCGCCGGCGCGACCGGCGGGGCCGACGGCCTGATCCCCACGGTGAACCTGTACCCGGACGACTCCTCGCCCACCTTCGACGCCGAGGCCAGGCACTACCACGGAGCGCTCGAGGCCTCGGGACTGCCGCTGATGGTGACCGAGACGAACCGGCTGCACCGCACCCTGCGGCGGGAGATTCTCGCCGGAGCCCGGCTGGTCGCCCCCTACCTGCAGACCTCGGGCTTCGATCATCTGGTCCTGCCCTCGGCCGGGAACTGGGGCGATCCCGGGAACCTCATGACCCACGACTACGACTTCGGGGGATACCTCAGCCCGGACGGTCGGCGCCGGCCGGAGTACGACGAGGCGATCGCGCTCGCCGCGACCCTCTCGGCCTGGGGGGAGCGACTCGCGACCGCCGCCCCGGAACCGCTGGACGCCGCCGCGCTCGAGGGGGTGGAGTCCGGAGGGGCCCTCGCCCTCGCCGGCGGCGGCCACCTCGTGGGCCCCGCCGAGCTCGACGGTCTGCAGCGCCCGGTACGGCTCCGCTCCGCGGCGCTCGCCGGGGCCGACGGCTCCACCGACGGCGTCGCCGCCGTGCTCGAGCCCGGCGGCTGTCCGTTCTGGTCGCTCGACGTGCCCCTCGCGCCCTGGGGCGTCGAAGGGACCCTCGCCGTGGCGACGGCCGAGCTGGTCGCCGTGGAGCCCGCCGTGCCGGATCGGGAGGAGGGGCTGCTGCTCACCTTCGAAGGGCGGGAGTCGTCCCGGATCGAGGTGGTGCTTCCCGTGGACGGCGGCGCCACCGAACGCCTCCGGCTCGACGGCCCGGGCACTGCGCGTTCCATCGCACCGGGCACACCGGTGACGATCGTGCTGCGCCCCCGTCCCGCCGGTCGCGCGGATCCGGAGCCGGTGCTGCGCCGCGCCGACATGGAGCTGCTGCCGCTCGGGGGCGTGCTCGACGAGGCCGCTGCCGCGCCGCAGGAGACGGGCGGCACGACCTCGCTCGGCGCCGAGGCGCGAGGGCTGCCCGACGGGCGCCTCACCGCCGAGTTCGAGCTCTCCGCGGAGGCGTCGGAGGTGCTGCTGCTGGGCGCCGCCGACCTCGTGCGGGTGGGCGTGGACGGGGTCGACCAGGGCGTGCAGGTCACTCACGGCGCCCCGCTGTCCTTCCCCCTCACCCCCGGCCGTGCGCACCGCCTGCGGGCCACGGCGGAGATCTGGGGGCGGGCGAACTTCGACGACGCGCGACGTCCCGCCCTCGCCCTCGGGGCCGGACGCGGCGTGGGCCGGGTGCTCGAAGTGCTCTCGGCCCAGGACGCGACCGACCTCTGGGAGGTGCGCCGGCTCCCCGACCGTCGTGCCCTGGGCGAGCTCGACCAGCCGCCGCTGCGCGGCCTCGGCGGCTGGTCCAGCACGAATCCGGGGGTGCAGACCACCTACGTGCGCACGCTGTCCCGTGGCACCGACGGCGAGGTCGCGGTGCTCCGGCTGGTGGGGCTCACCCATCCCGTGCACGTCGCGCTCGACGGCGGCGAGGAGCAGAGGGTGATGCCCGAGGCGCCCGTGCTGGTGCTCGCACCGGACGGGACGCACGGCGGCGACATCGAGGTGCGCGTCCGTGCCCCGCACGTGCCCGGAGGTCTGCTCGAGCGGGTCGAGGTGCTGAGCGCCCGCAGGCCGCGACGCACGGCGCTCCGCACGCTCACCGAGGCGGGACTCGCCGCACTCCTCACCCGCCGCGCGGTGGAGGCGGGCGGCGACGGATGGCGCCCGCTGCGACACATCGGGTCGAGCACGAGCGCCGCGTCGTCGGCCGGCCTGCACATCGCCGCGGACGCACCGGTCCTGCTCCGGATGCGCGAGGGGTCGGAGGAGTCGACCGGAGCCGCCGGCGGCATGCTGCTGGAGGTCGACGGCGACGACGTCCAGGTCACGGTGATCGCCGGGGGCCGGCGCGTCTCCCGCCACGTCCTGGGCCGTCCGGTGACAGCGGGCGGGAGCCCGCACCGCTCGTGGATCCCCGCCGGATGGCGGGCGCCCGAGGAGCCCGAGGTCCTGCTGCTGGTCGAGGCGCTGGAGGCGCGAGGCGGTATCTTCGACGGGGTGAGGATCGCGCCGACGCCCCGGTGA
- a CDS encoding glycoside hydrolase family 43 protein: MNPHFAPRRRSILTAALAAPPLAMLASAPARADGSSPRTAFTPGQPWLDTNGQVIQAHGGQVVIAEDDLGTTYYWYGEDRSNGYGSSPGVHVYSSRNLYDWTDEGLALRALTAPEQLEEDPYFVNLYSEYTDEQKAAVIRDLVTTPAPDSSVPAAILERPKVLHNAAQGTWVMWVHADGPSETSNAQYAKANAGVAVSDSPTGPFRWIDSYRLHHAPEGEPNWQPDNPGMARDMNLFLDDDGTAYIIYSSEENYSLFISLLDPSFTALATPPESAVKGVDFIRPYIGAHREAPALFKRAGTYFLITSGATGWDPNPAQYATATEILGEWTDHGNPVSGDGAATTHGSQSTCVIPVDPDRGTYVYMGDRWTPSDLANAPYVWLPLRFGEGTSMSLIWEDSWRWEDQPAQPAYTVEVDLPAAVGLGEGQKLPRNGTLRLADGTVSKRKISWEGALDRPGMVPILGTLAGPEALTVRREVLVVPQHMVYLVNAGGVETSDYLALRKHAQGPDPKNSVADQPYGADPSTGAVWGHVGRSLPAGSDTDSLDRSLRYATNHDDLVYRFANLPQGTYTVHVGYYDPWPWANRAAQVSVNGELVEEQRLFTGTAEAAAYTGIASGTAGEIVLTLHPTRSPDIQVSWIVVVKD; the protein is encoded by the coding sequence ATGAATCCCCACTTCGCTCCCCGCCGCAGGAGCATCCTCACCGCAGCCCTGGCTGCACCGCCGCTCGCGATGCTGGCCTCGGCTCCTGCTCGTGCCGACGGTTCATCCCCGCGCACCGCGTTCACGCCGGGCCAGCCGTGGCTCGACACGAACGGCCAGGTCATCCAGGCCCACGGTGGCCAGGTCGTCATCGCCGAGGACGACCTCGGCACCACCTACTACTGGTACGGCGAGGACCGGAGCAACGGCTACGGCTCCTCCCCCGGCGTCCATGTCTACTCCTCCCGCAACCTCTACGACTGGACGGACGAGGGGCTCGCGCTCCGAGCGCTGACCGCCCCGGAGCAGCTCGAGGAGGACCCGTACTTCGTCAACCTCTACTCGGAGTACACGGACGAGCAGAAGGCGGCGGTCATCCGCGATCTGGTGACGACTCCCGCCCCCGACTCGTCGGTGCCCGCAGCGATCCTCGAGCGCCCCAAGGTGCTCCACAACGCCGCCCAGGGCACCTGGGTGATGTGGGTCCACGCCGACGGGCCGTCCGAGACCTCCAACGCCCAGTACGCGAAGGCCAATGCCGGTGTCGCGGTCTCGGACTCTCCCACCGGACCGTTCCGTTGGATCGACAGCTACCGGCTGCACCACGCCCCGGAGGGAGAGCCGAACTGGCAGCCGGACAACCCCGGGATGGCCCGGGACATGAACCTCTTCCTCGACGACGACGGCACCGCCTACATCATCTACTCGAGCGAGGAGAACTACTCCTTGTTCATCTCCCTGCTCGACCCGTCGTTCACCGCGCTGGCCACGCCGCCCGAGAGCGCCGTGAAGGGCGTCGACTTCATCCGCCCGTACATCGGGGCACACCGCGAGGCGCCGGCGCTGTTCAAGAGAGCAGGCACCTACTTCCTCATCACCTCGGGTGCGACGGGCTGGGACCCGAACCCGGCGCAGTATGCGACAGCCACGGAGATCCTCGGCGAGTGGACCGATCACGGGAATCCGGTGAGCGGCGACGGAGCGGCGACCACCCACGGTTCCCAGAGCACCTGCGTGATCCCCGTCGATCCGGACCGTGGCACCTACGTGTACATGGGCGATCGGTGGACGCCGTCAGATCTCGCCAACGCGCCGTACGTGTGGCTGCCGCTGCGCTTCGGGGAGGGGACGAGCATGTCCCTGATCTGGGAGGATTCCTGGCGCTGGGAGGATCAGCCTGCACAGCCCGCCTACACCGTCGAGGTCGATCTTCCGGCCGCCGTCGGGCTCGGCGAGGGGCAGAAGCTCCCCCGCAACGGCACCCTGCGTCTCGCCGACGGGACGGTGTCGAAGCGGAAGATCAGCTGGGAGGGCGCGCTCGATCGTCCCGGGATGGTTCCGATCCTCGGCACGCTCGCCGGTCCCGAAGCGCTCACGGTGCGCCGCGAGGTGCTCGTCGTCCCGCAGCACATGGTCTATCTGGTCAATGCCGGAGGCGTGGAGACGAGCGACTACCTCGCCCTGCGAAAGCATGCGCAGGGCCCGGATCCGAAGAACTCCGTCGCCGATCAGCCCTATGGCGCGGATCCCTCGACGGGTGCGGTCTGGGGCCATGTGGGGCGCTCGCTGCCTGCAGGCTCCGACACCGATTCCCTCGACCGCTCGCTGCGGTACGCGACGAACCACGACGACCTCGTCTATCGCTTCGCGAACCTCCCGCAGGGCACCTACACGGTCCACGTCGGCTACTACGACCCGTGGCCGTGGGCGAACCGCGCCGCACAGGTGAGCGTCAACGGAGAGCTCGTCGAGGAGCAGCGGCTCTTCACCGGCACCGCTGAGGCCGCCGCCTACACAGGTATCGCCTCGGGCACCGCGGGCGAGATCGTCCTGACTCTCCATCCGACGAGGTCCCCTGACATCCAGGTCAGCTGGATCGTGGTGGTCAAGGACTGA